A DNA window from Camelina sativa cultivar DH55 chromosome 13, Cs, whole genome shotgun sequence contains the following coding sequences:
- the LOC109128322 gene encoding uncharacterized protein LOC109128322, giving the protein MKKFEEKFKRGFNKWITHFKNKYDSCKKKYATFRTLTHNRPEARYDDMGRLEMSDDSWKQRIEEWPAARKFRSKMIANMDVFEEEFRLVVVTGAEGWSAQTGEASLNSTVDGDDDDEVDSVDKDMPTPVEKQTQTQTQVGSSRAKKRRREKDMAVEAVIKRTEALEKKNKIAEQMLEREYASSVESVLETLNGLPGIMKWSSFYKAAVQHLIADEATRRGFIAFTSAEDKISFLELMTRRKLDDL; this is encoded by the exons ATGAAGAAGTTTGAAGAGAAATTTAAGAGGGGATTTAACAAATGGATCACTCATTTTAAGAATAAGTATGATTCGTGTAAGAAAAAGTACGCCACCTTTAGAACGTTAACTCATAATAGGCCTGAGGCTCGGTATGATGATATGGGAAGGTTGGAGATGTCAGATGATTCGTGGAAGCAACGGATAGAG GAATGGCCTGCAGCAAGAAAATTTAGAAGCAAAATGATTGCTAATATGGATGTGTTTGAAGAAGAATTCCGTTTGGTAGTAGTTACTGGAGCTGAAGGATGGAGCGCTCAAACTGGAGAAGCTAGTTTAAATTCTACAGtggatggagatgatgatgatgaagttgattcTGTTGACAAAGATATGCCAACACCGGTAGAGAAACAGACTCAAACACAAACCCAAGTTGGAAGTTCAAGAGCAAAAAAAAGGCGTAGGGAGAAAGATATGGCTGTTGAAGCTGTTATAAAACGGACCGAAGctcttgagaagaagaataaaatagCGGAACAGATGTTGGAGCGTGAGTATGCATCAAGTGTTGAGAGTGTATTAGAGACACTTAATGGATTGCCTGGAATTATGAAGTGGTCTTCATTTTACAAAGCAGCAGTTCAACATCTTATAGCAGATGAAGCAACCAGGCGGGGTTTTATAGCTTTTACTAGTGCTGAAGATAAGATTAGTTTTTTGGAGCTTATGACTAGAAGGAAACTTGATGATTTGTAG